The Saccharomonospora cyanea NA-134 genome includes a region encoding these proteins:
- a CDS encoding cobyrinate a,c-diamide synthase translates to MVTGIPGIPRIVIAAPGTGHGKTSVATGLMAALRARGTAVSGHKIGPDFIDPGYHALATGLPPRNLDPILQGRKRVAPLLAHGARSAEVAVIEGVMGLFDGALGTRGRASTAHVAALVSAPVVLVVDAWTASRSIAATVLGFARYDPGVRLAGVILNRVNARAHEDEIREALEPTGIPVLGVLPYDESLRAPDRHLGLVPAGERGADARTLVSGLAAWVESGVDLDAIVRVARSAPTLPAAVWDPAEHVPAGPRRRVVAAASGAAFTFRYTETAELLDAAGIDVVDLDPLRDEVLPEGCAGLYFGGGFPEVHARELSGNARLRRTVADAVARGMPVAAECAGLLYLCRELDGAPMVGALDAVGRTTGGGGLGYRDAASPGDSLLAVRGQRVSGHEFHRTVVEPRHGPHPAWEWEGGAEGFASPSLHASYLHVHWAGHPEVARRFASAVWNWPDRPNE, encoded by the coding sequence ATGGTCACCGGAATCCCCGGGATCCCCAGAATCGTCATCGCGGCACCGGGCACCGGGCACGGCAAGACGAGCGTCGCCACCGGGTTGATGGCGGCGTTGCGTGCCCGTGGGACGGCGGTGTCCGGACACAAGATCGGCCCTGACTTCATCGACCCCGGCTACCACGCGCTGGCCACGGGCCTGCCGCCCCGCAACCTCGACCCGATCCTGCAGGGACGAAAGCGGGTCGCGCCGTTGCTGGCGCACGGGGCTCGCTCGGCCGAGGTGGCCGTGATCGAGGGTGTGATGGGCTTGTTCGACGGCGCTCTCGGCACGCGGGGCCGTGCGTCCACGGCACACGTCGCGGCACTGGTGTCGGCGCCCGTGGTCCTCGTGGTGGACGCGTGGACGGCCAGCCGCAGCATCGCCGCGACGGTTCTCGGATTCGCCCGTTACGACCCCGGCGTCCGGCTCGCCGGTGTGATCCTCAACCGGGTCAACGCGCGGGCTCACGAGGACGAGATCCGCGAGGCGCTCGAGCCGACCGGCATCCCGGTGCTGGGTGTCCTGCCGTACGACGAGTCGCTGCGGGCTCCGGACCGGCACCTCGGGCTGGTTCCGGCCGGGGAGCGGGGTGCCGACGCGCGCACCCTCGTGTCCGGACTGGCCGCGTGGGTGGAGTCTGGAGTGGACCTCGACGCGATCGTACGGGTGGCACGGTCGGCGCCCACCTTGCCGGCTGCGGTGTGGGATCCGGCCGAACACGTGCCCGCCGGGCCGCGTCGGCGCGTGGTGGCGGCGGCGTCGGGTGCGGCGTTCACGTTCCGCTACACCGAGACCGCGGAGTTGCTCGACGCCGCGGGTATCGACGTGGTCGATCTCGACCCGCTGCGCGACGAGGTGTTGCCCGAAGGCTGCGCGGGCCTGTACTTCGGCGGGGGGTTCCCCGAGGTGCACGCGCGGGAACTGTCGGGAAACGCCAGGCTTCGGAGGACCGTCGCGGACGCCGTGGCGCGCGGCATGCCGGTGGCGGCCGAGTGCGCGGGCCTGCTGTACCTGTGTCGCGAGCTCGACGGGGCGCCGATGGTCGGCGCGCTCGACGCGGTGGGCCGGACGACCGGCGGTGGTGGTCTCGGCTACCGTGACGCCGCCTCGCCCGGCGACTCGCTGCTGGCGGTGCGGGGCCAGCGGGTGAGTGGGCACGAGTTCCACCGCACGGTGGTCGAGCCGCGCCACGGGCCGCACCCGGCCTGGGAGTGGGAGGGCGGAGCGGAGGGTTTCGCGTCGCCGAGCCTGCACGCCTCCTACCTGCACGTCCACTGGGCGGGCCACCCGGAGGTGGCGCGCCGCTTCGCCTCGGCCGTGTGGAACTGGCCGGACCGCCCGAACGAGTGA
- a CDS encoding arabinosyltransferase domain-containing protein: MDSATSTLPDTPDGASGTATGRSRMRAWRRSAVISGLVTVLAAVVFPFLPVVQETARITWPVGGDTTAVNAPLASYWALDTSAELPCAAVRSLDARTSGPALLLSTIPPARDASGVGLRLTVRDGELLAVHRGEQVVRTTLPDRGCSVGLRSDPGATTLTVGDAVVHHVGGDVRPRIVGVYSDLDGTRDPVAGLTVSITPDTRYQSSPTTVKLAVAVLGVVAALGCLAAVARSDTVLGRRVPRRQGHGRWRPTGRDVAVVGVLAAWVVIGPVTSDDGYILTMARVADDAGYLTNYHRWFGVAEAPFGWFYHVYALLAGFSAAPPWIRLPSFLLGVAAWLLLSRKVLPRLGVPVRRSRAAGWAAATVFCVWWLPYDNGVRPEPVAVLGSLLTLWAVEYALATRRLLPVCLGVGAAAFTFAATPTGLIAVAPFLVAARPLFRLLRHHAGHGWTATLVPVFASGSLVLLAVFADQTPPSVSEAIRLRDEVGPSMSWFEELARYQLLFSQGADGSLTRRFPVLLLVLCTVTCLAVLLRRDRIPGAALGPSRRLIGTGALFFVLLALTPTKWTHHFGAFAAVGAAMAALTALATSASVLRSRRNHAAFVAGLLLVAAVSATAPNSYWFVSQVGVPWFDRPPEFGGITLSTLLTLAAFVAGVVAFAENVRAQRPGPPPPPERPRTALWRGSAAVVVVCGAVVLATIGSMVKAMIEQRGTYSLGATNLAHLTGDHCGLGDHVMVERDPAAGVLSPLSGSTASGTGFHTRPTSAEDPIDGPPHGFTAETTPMWSSHDQAATPTGRLDSPWYRLPRDSGGDGSAQVVVAVASPPGKATGVDVEFGRQAPHGVEELITRTALAPGAGTGLWEDARLSLSDVPREADAVRITAVDDDLTDDGWVAVTAPRAPSFTTLTDRVGDSTVYIDWPASFVYPCLTPMKIRDGVLELPDYHLTAGSLADEAGWASAAAGGVLGNLDEVAAKPEIPSYLAGDPGQPWGALYAVKPYEEGNPPTIHRDRQVRPGWWFPGPGPSP; the protein is encoded by the coding sequence ATGGACTCCGCCACCTCGACGCTCCCGGATACTCCGGACGGCGCATCCGGGACCGCGACGGGCCGGTCCCGGATGCGGGCCTGGCGACGGTCGGCGGTGATCTCGGGGCTCGTCACGGTGCTCGCCGCGGTCGTGTTCCCGTTCCTTCCGGTGGTGCAGGAGACCGCCCGCATCACCTGGCCGGTCGGCGGCGACACCACGGCGGTCAACGCGCCGCTGGCGTCGTACTGGGCGCTGGACACCTCCGCGGAGTTACCCTGCGCCGCGGTCCGCTCGCTCGACGCCCGCACGTCCGGCCCGGCGCTGCTGCTGTCCACGATCCCACCCGCCCGCGACGCCAGCGGCGTGGGACTGCGACTGACCGTGCGGGACGGTGAACTCCTCGCGGTCCATCGCGGCGAGCAGGTCGTGCGCACGACACTGCCCGACCGGGGATGCTCCGTCGGGCTGCGCTCCGATCCCGGTGCCACCACGCTGACCGTGGGCGACGCCGTCGTCCATCACGTCGGTGGCGACGTCCGGCCCCGCATCGTGGGCGTCTACTCCGATCTGGACGGTACCCGCGACCCGGTGGCCGGCCTCACCGTGTCGATCACACCGGACACGCGCTACCAGTCGTCGCCCACCACCGTGAAGCTCGCCGTCGCGGTGCTCGGCGTCGTCGCGGCGCTCGGTTGCCTGGCGGCGGTGGCCCGCAGCGACACCGTCCTCGGCCGCCGAGTCCCACGCAGGCAGGGCCACGGCCGGTGGCGGCCCACCGGACGCGACGTGGCCGTGGTCGGCGTGCTCGCCGCGTGGGTCGTCATCGGCCCCGTCACGTCGGACGACGGCTACATCCTCACCATGGCGAGGGTCGCCGACGACGCCGGATACCTCACCAACTACCACCGCTGGTTCGGGGTCGCCGAAGCGCCGTTCGGCTGGTTCTACCACGTCTACGCGCTCCTGGCGGGTTTCAGCGCCGCGCCTCCGTGGATCCGCCTGCCGTCGTTCCTTCTCGGGGTGGCCGCTTGGCTGCTGCTGAGCCGCAAGGTGCTGCCGCGACTGGGTGTGCCCGTGCGCCGGAGTCGCGCGGCGGGGTGGGCCGCCGCGACCGTGTTCTGCGTCTGGTGGCTGCCCTACGACAACGGCGTGCGCCCCGAGCCGGTGGCCGTGCTGGGCTCGCTGCTCACGCTGTGGGCCGTGGAGTACGCGCTGGCCACCCGCAGGCTGCTGCCCGTGTGCCTGGGTGTCGGCGCGGCCGCGTTCACCTTCGCCGCCACACCCACCGGTCTGATCGCCGTCGCCCCGTTCCTGGTGGCCGCCCGGCCCCTGTTCCGCCTGCTGCGCCACCATGCCGGGCACGGCTGGACGGCCACCCTGGTTCCGGTGTTCGCCTCCGGCTCGCTCGTGCTGCTCGCCGTGTTCGCCGACCAGACGCCTCCGAGCGTGTCCGAGGCGATCCGCCTGCGCGACGAGGTGGGGCCGAGCATGTCGTGGTTCGAGGAACTCGCCCGCTACCAGCTGTTGTTCAGCCAGGGAGCCGACGGTTCGCTGACCCGGCGGTTCCCCGTGCTCCTGCTGGTGTTGTGCACGGTGACGTGTCTCGCCGTGCTGCTGCGACGCGACCGTATCCCCGGCGCGGCGCTGGGCCCCAGCCGTCGCCTCATCGGCACCGGGGCACTGTTCTTCGTGCTGCTGGCCCTCACCCCGACCAAGTGGACCCACCACTTCGGCGCGTTCGCGGCCGTGGGCGCGGCCATGGCCGCCCTGACCGCACTCGCCACCAGCGCCTCCGTACTGCGGTCGCGGCGCAACCACGCGGCGTTCGTGGCGGGCCTGTTGCTCGTCGCCGCCGTCTCGGCGACCGCGCCCAACTCCTACTGGTTCGTGTCGCAGGTCGGCGTGCCGTGGTTCGACCGGCCGCCCGAGTTCGGGGGCATCACCCTGTCCACGCTGCTGACACTCGCCGCCTTCGTGGCAGGTGTGGTGGCGTTCGCGGAGAACGTCCGCGCCCAGCGTCCCGGCCCACCGCCACCACCGGAACGGCCCCGTACGGCGCTGTGGCGGGGCTCGGCGGCCGTCGTCGTGGTGTGCGGGGCCGTGGTACTGGCCACGATCGGAAGCATGGTCAAGGCCATGATCGAGCAACGCGGCACCTACAGCCTCGGAGCCACCAACCTCGCCCACCTCACCGGCGACCACTGCGGCCTCGGCGACCACGTCATGGTGGAACGTGACCCGGCGGCCGGCGTGCTCTCCCCGCTGTCCGGCAGCACGGCATCCGGCACCGGTTTCCACACCCGCCCCACCTCCGCGGAGGACCCGATCGACGGCCCCCCACACGGGTTCACCGCGGAGACCACGCCGATGTGGAGCAGCCACGACCAGGCGGCCACACCGACCGGACGGCTCGACTCCCCGTGGTACCGGCTGCCGCGTGACAGCGGGGGCGACGGCTCCGCGCAGGTCGTCGTCGCCGTCGCCTCGCCGCCCGGCAAAGCCACCGGGGTGGACGTCGAGTTCGGACGGCAGGCCCCGCACGGTGTCGAGGAGCTCATCACCCGCACCGCGCTGGCTCCCGGCGCGGGAACCGGCCTGTGGGAGGACGCGCGCCTGTCGCTGTCGGACGTTCCGCGCGAGGCCGACGCGGTGAGGATCACCGCGGTGGACGACGACCTCACCGACGACGGCTGGGTGGCCGTCACCGCACCGCGCGCGCCGTCGTTCACGACGTTGACCGACCGGGTCGGTGACTCCACCGTCTACATCGACTGGCCCGCCTCGTTCGTGTACCCGTGCCTGACGCCGATGAAGATCCGGGACGGAGTGCTGGAGCTGCCCGACTACCACCTCACGGCCGGCTCGCTCGCCGACGAGGCGGGCTGGGCGAGCGCCGCCGCGGGAGGTGTTCTCGGCAATCTCGACGAGGTCGCGGCGAAACCGGAGATCCCGAGTTACCTCGCGGGCGACCCCGGCCAGCCGTGGGGCGCGCTGTACGCCGTCAAGCCGTACGAGGAAGGAAATCCGCCCACGATCCACCGCGACCGCCAGGTCCGCCCGGGCTGGTGGTTCCCGGGCCCGGGCCCGTCCCCCTGA
- a CDS encoding adenosylcobinamide-GDP ribazoletransferase — MRRNSPVLRDGVLMSVGTLTVLPVAAPSVVNRRVAAVAMVLAPLAALPLAGVAVLAVLAGTWLGLPPFVTAVAAIGAVAFGSRGLHLDGLADVADGLAASYDRDRALAVMRRGDVGPSGVVTLVLVLLGQVAALAGAVTAGVGVPAVAAAVLAGRAVLPLCCVRGVPSARPDGLGAAVAGTVPPWVAGALVSGGLLACAVVPGIAWWHGFLAPVLGWACAAVLLAHAVRRFGGLTGDVLGACVELTTVVVLVVLSVPA; from the coding sequence GTGAGGCGGAACTCCCCCGTTCTGCGGGACGGCGTGCTGATGTCGGTGGGCACGTTGACGGTGCTGCCCGTCGCCGCGCCGTCAGTGGTGAACCGCCGCGTGGCCGCCGTGGCCATGGTGCTCGCGCCGCTGGCCGCGCTCCCGCTGGCAGGCGTGGCGGTGCTGGCCGTTCTCGCCGGGACGTGGCTCGGCCTGCCCCCGTTCGTGACGGCGGTCGCCGCGATCGGTGCGGTGGCGTTCGGCAGCCGTGGCCTGCACCTCGACGGGCTGGCCGACGTCGCCGACGGCCTCGCCGCCTCCTACGACCGGGACCGCGCACTGGCGGTGATGCGGCGCGGCGACGTGGGCCCGAGTGGGGTCGTCACCCTGGTGCTCGTGCTGCTCGGCCAGGTGGCGGCTCTCGCGGGCGCGGTGACCGCGGGCGTGGGTGTGCCCGCCGTGGCCGCAGCGGTGCTGGCGGGACGTGCGGTGCTGCCGCTGTGCTGTGTGCGGGGAGTGCCCTCGGCCCGCCCCGACGGGCTCGGCGCGGCGGTCGCGGGCACCGTGCCGCCGTGGGTGGCTGGGGCGCTGGTCTCGGGTGGACTCCTCGCCTGCGCCGTGGTGCCGGGCATCGCCTGGTGGCACGGCTTCCTGGCGCCGGTCCTCGGCTGGGCGTGCGCGGCGGTGTTGCTCGCGCACGCCGTCCGCCGGTTCGGCGGGCTCACCGGCGACGTCCTCGGCGCGTGTGTCGAACTCACCACCGTGGTGGTCCTCGTCGTGCTGTCCGTTCCGGCCTGA
- the cobT gene encoding nicotinate-nucleotide--dimethylbenzimidazole phosphoribosyltransferase: MSTAAPIHVPLPDATAEHQARRRLDELVKPVGSLGRLEELAAWLCGAHGTVPPRPLDDVRVVVFAGDHGVSRTAPGSPGVSAYPREITAAMVRVFCAGTSGVTVLAREVGARVRVLDVAVDAELDDVPREVVARKVRRGSGSVDVEDALAPGEAERAFSVGRAVADEEIDAGACVLVPGDMGIGNSTVAAALTGASLGLPAREVVGTGTGVDEPGRAHKVAVVDRALRRAGDRVGDPFDRLTALGSACAAATAGFLVQAAVRSTPVVLDGVFSVAAALVARDIAPGAARWWLAGHASTEPAQRLGLASLGLEPILDLRLRLGEGSGAVQAVPVLRAARAVLAGMSTLAEAT, translated from the coding sequence GTGAGCACGGCGGCGCCCATCCACGTGCCGCTGCCCGACGCGACGGCGGAGCACCAGGCGCGACGGCGGCTCGACGAGCTGGTCAAACCTGTCGGCTCGCTCGGCAGGCTTGAGGAGCTCGCCGCGTGGCTGTGCGGCGCTCACGGCACGGTACCGCCGCGTCCGCTGGACGACGTGCGCGTCGTGGTGTTCGCGGGCGATCACGGCGTGTCGAGGACGGCGCCGGGTTCGCCGGGTGTGTCCGCGTACCCGCGCGAGATCACCGCGGCGATGGTGCGCGTGTTCTGCGCGGGCACCAGCGGCGTCACCGTGCTCGCGCGCGAGGTCGGCGCGCGGGTGCGGGTGCTGGACGTCGCCGTCGACGCCGAGCTCGACGACGTGCCGCGCGAGGTCGTCGCCCGCAAGGTGAGACGCGGTTCCGGCTCGGTCGACGTGGAGGACGCGCTGGCACCGGGAGAGGCCGAGAGGGCCTTCTCCGTGGGCCGGGCCGTGGCCGACGAGGAGATCGACGCCGGGGCGTGCGTGCTCGTGCCCGGCGACATGGGTATCGGCAACAGCACGGTGGCCGCCGCGCTGACCGGGGCCTCGCTCGGCCTGCCCGCGCGGGAGGTCGTGGGTACCGGCACCGGAGTCGACGAGCCGGGACGCGCTCACAAGGTGGCGGTGGTCGACCGGGCACTGCGCCGCGCCGGGGACCGGGTCGGTGACCCGTTCGACCGGCTCACCGCGCTCGGCAGCGCGTGCGCGGCGGCGACCGCCGGCTTCCTGGTGCAGGCGGCCGTGCGGTCGACCCCGGTGGTGCTCGACGGGGTCTTCTCCGTCGCCGCGGCACTCGTGGCCCGTGACATCGCCCCGGGCGCCGCGCGGTGGTGGCTGGCCGGGCACGCCTCGACCGAACCGGCACAGAGGCTCGGGCTCGCCTCGCTCGGCCTGGAACCGATCCTCGACCTGAGGCTGCGCCTGGGCGAGGGCAGCGGCGCGGTGCAGGCGGTGCCCGTGCTCCGCGCCGCCAGAGCGGTGCTCGCGGGCATGAGCACCCTCGCCGAGGCGACGTGA
- a CDS encoding bifunctional adenosylcobinamide kinase/adenosylcobinamide-phosphate guanylyltransferase, which yields MMTDPRRRVTEFVAGRLEEGALLLRKYGRRARGGPRTLVLGGVRSGKSRHAEQLMSRYRYVVYVAGSAPPGDADPEWAARVAAHRARRPAHWRTVETMDISGVLRSTTAPVLVDCLGTWLTRVLDEAGAWEQRSGWQHAVDERLQDFVDAWHATTVPVVAVSNEVGSGVVPATHSGRVFRDVLGALNTAVAAGSDSVRLVVAGRVMHL from the coding sequence ATGATGACTGATCCGAGGCGGCGGGTCACCGAGTTCGTGGCCGGACGGCTGGAGGAGGGGGCCCTGCTCCTGCGCAAGTACGGCCGTCGCGCACGTGGCGGTCCGCGCACGCTCGTCCTGGGCGGGGTCCGATCCGGCAAGTCACGACACGCCGAGCAGCTCATGTCGCGGTACCGGTACGTGGTCTACGTGGCGGGCAGCGCACCTCCCGGCGACGCCGACCCGGAGTGGGCGGCGAGAGTCGCGGCCCACCGCGCCAGGCGGCCCGCCCACTGGCGCACGGTCGAGACCATGGACATCTCGGGCGTGCTCCGGTCCACCACCGCGCCGGTGCTCGTGGACTGCCTCGGCACCTGGCTGACCCGGGTGCTCGACGAAGCGGGCGCGTGGGAGCAGCGGTCCGGCTGGCAGCACGCGGTGGACGAGCGGTTGCAGGACTTCGTCGACGCCTGGCACGCCACCACCGTTCCCGTGGTGGCGGTCAGCAACGAGGTGGGTTCGGGCGTCGTTCCCGCCACGCACTCGGGTCGCGTGTTCCGGGACGTACTGGGTGCTCTCAACACCGCCGTCGCGGCGGGTTCGGACTCGGTGCGGCTCGTCGTGGCGGGGCGGGTGATGCACCTGTGA
- a CDS encoding glutamate synthase subunit beta, with protein MADPKGFLTTEREVPKSRPVDIRIRDWREVYEEFESSKLTGQAGRCMDCGIPFCHQGCPLGNLIPEWNTLTWRDDWRDAIERLHATNNFPEFTGTLCPAPCEAACVLGINDDPVTIKRVEVSIIDRAWDEGWVTPQPPETRTGRRVAVVGSGPSGLAAAQQLTRAGHDVVVYERADAIGGLLRYGIPEFKMEKFRLDRRLNQMRAEGTEFRTGVDVGVDLSVDELLAGHDAVVLAGGATAARDLPVPGRELPGVHQAMEYLPFANRVASGALAASPIDAAGKDVVVIGGGDTGADCVGTAHRQGARSVTQLEIMPKPPEARSEAHPWPTYPMIYRVSSAHEEGGERLYSVNTQEFLADDEGRLRALRLVEVRREDGRFVPVEGTERELPAQLVLLAMGFVGPQREGLLDRLGVELDARGNVARDASFATSVDKVFVAGDMGRGQSLIVWAIAEGRSAAAGVDAYLTGRDVLPAPISPTDRPIA; from the coding sequence ATGGCTGACCCCAAGGGTTTTCTGACCACCGAACGCGAGGTCCCGAAGTCCCGTCCCGTGGACATCCGTATCCGGGACTGGCGGGAGGTCTACGAGGAGTTCGAGTCCTCGAAACTCACCGGGCAGGCCGGGCGCTGCATGGACTGCGGCATCCCGTTCTGCCACCAGGGTTGCCCGCTGGGCAACCTGATTCCGGAGTGGAACACCCTGACGTGGCGGGACGACTGGCGCGACGCCATCGAGCGCCTGCACGCCACGAACAACTTTCCCGAGTTCACGGGCACGTTGTGCCCCGCGCCGTGCGAGGCGGCGTGCGTGCTGGGGATCAACGACGACCCCGTGACGATCAAACGGGTCGAGGTCTCGATCATCGACCGGGCTTGGGACGAGGGGTGGGTCACCCCGCAGCCGCCGGAGACGAGAACCGGCAGGAGGGTCGCCGTGGTGGGCTCCGGCCCTTCCGGGTTGGCGGCGGCGCAGCAGTTGACGCGCGCGGGCCACGACGTGGTGGTCTACGAGCGCGCCGACGCGATCGGCGGTCTGCTGCGCTACGGCATTCCCGAGTTCAAGATGGAGAAGTTCCGGCTCGACCGCAGGCTGAACCAGATGCGGGCGGAGGGCACGGAGTTCCGCACGGGTGTGGACGTCGGTGTGGACCTCTCCGTCGACGAGCTGCTCGCGGGCCACGACGCGGTGGTCCTGGCCGGTGGGGCGACAGCGGCTCGCGACCTGCCGGTGCCCGGCCGGGAACTGCCCGGTGTACACCAGGCGATGGAGTACCTGCCGTTCGCCAACCGGGTCGCCTCCGGTGCGCTGGCGGCCTCGCCGATCGACGCGGCGGGCAAGGACGTCGTCGTGATCGGCGGTGGTGACACGGGCGCCGACTGTGTCGGCACCGCACACCGGCAGGGCGCGCGTTCGGTGACCCAGCTGGAGATCATGCCGAAGCCGCCCGAGGCGCGGTCGGAGGCACACCCGTGGCCGACCTACCCGATGATCTACCGGGTGTCGTCGGCGCACGAGGAGGGCGGTGAGCGGCTCTACTCGGTGAACACGCAGGAGTTCCTCGCCGACGACGAGGGCAGGTTGCGCGCGCTGAGGCTGGTCGAGGTGCGGCGCGAGGACGGCCGGTTCGTGCCTGTCGAGGGCACCGAGCGGGAACTGCCCGCTCAGCTCGTGCTGCTCGCGATGGGGTTCGTCGGCCCGCAGCGGGAGGGTCTGCTGGACCGGCTCGGCGTCGAGCTGGACGCCCGCGGCAACGTCGCCCGCGACGCGTCGTTCGCCACGAGCGTGGACAAGGTGTTCGTCGCCGGTGACATGGGGCGTGGCCAGTCGCTGATCGTGTGGGCGATCGCGGAAGGGCGCTCGGCCGCGGCGGGTGTCGACGCCTACCTCACCGGGCGCGACGTGCTGCCCGCTCCCATCTCACCCACCGACCGGCCGATCGCCTGA